Proteins encoded together in one Pseudomonadota bacterium window:
- a CDS encoding autotransporter outer membrane beta-barrel domain-containing protein, with the protein MTSANAQAQTIIPDANMTTITSIADNEIIVNPVGNTTSVDGAPAVVIVNDDVTLNNDGTLATTGATQTVQVSDGTSGAIINNGLTGIIEADSRAVQIDGNGATLNNLGAILGTDIQRNGTVYTNITADDFTLNNEGTIDAVVGGAGFSAELAAEGTTITINNSGVIAGRGNAGAGAAAAGDGIRFERTRVNGMLDGSTSGLLTGNITNSGTISSDGANGTVAGIRFVNGVSFAGTITNEADGVISGTQNGLYFGNAIPAGGGDFTGAVVENLGTISSDSRALNIDGNGLTINNRAGGEIIGTGNQRNGTVYADSTAEAFTLNNEGLIDAGEGNEGAGFSVELSAEGNDFTIINSGTIQGRGDAAAGAATAGDGLRFERARVNGMLDGTTTGLFTGTVTNAQGGLIASEGANGTVAGVRFVNGVSFQGTFDNAGTITGVQNGVYFGNPTPAGGGDHTNGVFNNLATGVISSDSRAFNIDGTGLTLNNSGSIIGTGNQRNGTVYADSTAQDFTLNNDGLIDAGEGNEGAGFSVELASVEDGGTNFDIVNSGTIQGRGNAGAGAATAGDGLRFERTRVSGMLDGTTNGLFTGTITNSGLIDSEGANGTVAGIRFVNGVSFNGTIDNSGTISGVQNGLYFGNATPAGGGDFTGAVVNNSGTISSASRALNIDGTGLVVNNLAGGQIIGTGNQRNGTVYADSTAQDFTLNNAGLIDAGEGNEGAGFSAELSAGGNDFAIINSGTIQGRGQAAAGAATAGDGLRFERGRVDGSLMNPSTGLFTGTITNSGTITSESTQGTAAGIRFVNGTSFSGTIENQAGGTIFGEQNGLYFGNATPGGGGDFTGAVVNNAGTISSGSRALNIDGTGLTVNNSGSILGTGAQRNGTVYSDATANNFTLNNIGVIDPVVAGSGVSLQLGVNDGDVRSFTLVNDGTIAGRGEALASGASAGLRLFNGAGEGTTVTVADDIVNNGTITSETAAAVLIENIAFTGTFTNSGTLSGADAVDASTALAALNFVQTGGSLEGDFLGSAFTDTLTFAGGTSTLAGNVSNDVNVVVDAPATVAIDGENVIDGDLTVDGTLSFELGGDSLFVEGDTTLNAGSVVNIATTDIGQADIGSTIVVLDEAGDFVDNGVTVNVNDDDFLIDYEVDIGSIAVTTSATDLAAVSTDANISSFGGALTNAVTANQLPANVFNGLNSITDAAGFEAAALTLLPALNEGVTREIFETQNTADAFVTNRLASGNATGLWGQFLGRTADRDAESTSVTGYDADAFGLTIGVDFAASDSLRVGLAYSYADIDIDQNGGAGEQSDINASQISAYLGYNQDKLFVNGVVGYSFSDVDTSRTSVLSGPVSGSFDVDGVRAQVNAGYELGTETVSIIPFVGLNYASLSSDSYTETGGLNLDVDAGDVDFLEGRVGARLATQSDSGFSLRGNVAYAYDFIGDARVFDLGFAGAGTPFRVSSTDGEQSRFEFGAGLNYGQETGFSVSLDYQGEIASGYNSHAGILRLRYAF; encoded by the coding sequence ATGACATCTGCCAATGCACAGGCGCAGACCATTATCCCCGATGCCAACATGACGACAATAACCAGCATTGCCGATAACGAAATCATCGTAAATCCGGTCGGCAATACAACCAGCGTCGATGGCGCACCTGCTGTCGTAATCGTCAATGATGATGTGACGCTCAACAATGACGGCACACTGGCAACCACCGGTGCAACCCAGACCGTCCAGGTGTCTGATGGCACCAGCGGCGCGATCATCAACAACGGTCTGACCGGCATTATCGAAGCAGATTCGCGCGCGGTACAGATTGATGGCAATGGCGCGACGCTCAACAATCTGGGCGCAATTCTGGGCACCGATATTCAGCGCAACGGTACCGTATATACCAACATCACCGCTGATGATTTCACACTTAACAATGAAGGCACGATAGATGCTGTTGTCGGCGGTGCCGGTTTTTCGGCTGAACTGGCAGCTGAAGGCACGACCATCACCATCAACAACAGCGGTGTGATTGCCGGTCGCGGCAATGCGGGCGCGGGCGCGGCAGCAGCCGGTGACGGCATTCGCTTCGAGCGCACCCGGGTAAATGGCATGCTCGACGGATCAACCAGCGGTCTGCTGACAGGCAATATCACCAACTCGGGCACCATTTCCTCGGATGGTGCAAATGGCACCGTTGCCGGCATCCGTTTCGTCAACGGCGTATCCTTCGCCGGCACCATCACCAATGAGGCCGATGGTGTTATCTCCGGCACGCAAAATGGTCTCTATTTCGGCAATGCCATCCCCGCAGGCGGTGGCGATTTTACCGGTGCTGTGGTTGAAAATCTCGGCACCATCTCCTCTGACAGCCGCGCCCTCAATATTGACGGGAACGGACTGACCATCAACAACCGCGCGGGTGGCGAAATTATTGGCACCGGCAATCAGCGCAATGGCACGGTCTATGCCGACAGTACGGCGGAAGCCTTCACCCTGAACAATGAAGGCTTGATCGATGCGGGCGAAGGCAATGAAGGTGCCGGCTTCTCGGTCGAGCTTTCGGCTGAGGGCAATGATTTCACCATCATCAACTCGGGTACCATTCAGGGCCGTGGCGATGCTGCTGCTGGCGCAGCAACTGCAGGTGATGGCCTGCGCTTTGAACGTGCGCGTGTCAACGGCATGCTCGACGGAACGACCACTGGCCTGTTCACCGGCACTGTTACCAATGCACAGGGCGGCCTGATTGCCTCCGAAGGTGCGAATGGCACAGTTGCTGGTGTCCGTTTCGTCAACGGCGTCTCCTTCCAGGGCACATTTGACAATGCCGGCACGATCACCGGAGTCCAGAACGGTGTCTATTTCGGTAACCCGACACCGGCAGGCGGCGGTGATCACACCAATGGTGTATTCAACAACCTCGCTACCGGTGTAATCTCCTCGGATAGCCGGGCCTTCAACATTGACGGCACAGGCCTGACGTTGAACAATTCGGGTTCGATCATCGGCACCGGCAATCAGCGCAACGGCACTGTCTATGCCGACAGCACCGCACAGGATTTCACCCTCAACAATGATGGTCTGATCGATGCAGGTGAAGGCAATGAAGGTGCAGGTTTCTCCGTAGAGCTGGCATCCGTAGAAGATGGTGGCACCAATTTTGACATCGTCAACTCTGGTACGATTCAGGGTCGTGGTAATGCAGGCGCAGGTGCAGCAACAGCAGGTGATGGCCTGCGCTTTGAGCGCACACGCGTTAGTGGCATGCTCGATGGCACCACCAATGGCCTTTTCACCGGCACGATAACCAATTCGGGTCTGATCGACAGTGAAGGCGCCAATGGTACGGTCGCCGGTATCCGTTTCGTCAATGGCGTGTCCTTCAATGGCACCATCGACAATAGCGGCACCATCTCCGGCGTTCAGAACGGCCTGTATTTCGGTAATGCAACGCCTGCAGGCGGCGGCGATTTTACCGGTGCTGTCGTCAACAACAGCGGTACGATCAGCTCGGCCAGCCGGGCATTGAACATTGATGGCACGGGCCTGGTGGTCAACAATCTGGCTGGTGGCCAGATCATCGGCACCGGCAATCAGCGCAATGGCACCGTCTATGCCGACAGCACCGCACAGGATTTCACCCTCAACAATGCCGGCCTGATCGACGCAGGTGAAGGCAATGAAGGTGCAGGTTTCTCTGCAGAGTTGTCCGCTGGTGGCAATGATTTTGCTATCATCAACTCCGGTACCATTCAGGGCCGTGGTCAGGCTGCAGCCGGAGCGGCAACTGCTGGTGACGGTCTGCGTTTTGAACGCGGGCGTGTCGATGGATCACTGATGAACCCGTCAACCGGCCTGTTCACCGGAACCATCACCAACTCTGGCACCATCACCAGTGAGTCGACCCAGGGTACCGCTGCCGGTATCCGTTTCGTCAACGGTACGTCGTTCAGCGGCACTATCGAAAACCAGGCTGGAGGCACCATCTTCGGTGAACAGAACGGCCTGTATTTCGGCAATGCGACACCAGGCGGTGGCGGCGATTTCACCGGTGCTGTCGTCAACAATGCCGGTACCATCTCTTCGGGCAGCCGTGCGCTGAATATCGATGGCACCGGCCTGACCGTGAACAACAGCGGTTCGATCCTCGGCACCGGTGCACAACGCAACGGCACCGTCTATTCGGATGCCACGGCCAACAACTTCACCCTGAACAATATCGGCGTGATTGACCCGGTAGTTGCCGGTTCGGGTGTCTCGCTGCAGCTTGGCGTCAATGACGGTGATGTTCGCAGCTTCACCCTGGTCAATGATGGTACCATTGCCGGCCGCGGCGAGGCGCTGGCTTCCGGTGCATCTGCCGGTCTGCGCCTGTTCAACGGCGCGGGTGAAGGTACAACCGTTACCGTTGCCGATGATATCGTCAACAATGGCACCATCACATCGGAAACTGCAGCGGCCGTGTTGATCGAGAACATCGCCTTTACCGGCACGTTCACCAATAGTGGCACGCTTTCCGGTGCCGACGCCGTGGACGCGTCAACGGCCCTTGCCGCGCTAAACTTTGTTCAGACCGGTGGCAGCCTTGAAGGCGATTTCCTCGGTTCGGCATTTACCGATACACTGACATTCGCTGGCGGCACCAGCACATTGGCTGGCAATGTCTCCAATGATGTCAATGTTGTCGTCGACGCCCCTGCCACGGTCGCGATCGATGGCGAGAATGTCATAGACGGTGATCTGACGGTTGACGGAACGCTCAGTTTCGAGCTTGGCGGTGACTCGCTGTTCGTTGAGGGCGATACCACCCTAAACGCAGGCAGCGTTGTCAACATTGCGACGACAGATATCGGGCAGGCCGATATTGGCAGCACCATCGTCGTCCTTGATGAAGCAGGCGATTTCGTTGACAATGGGGTCACGGTCAATGTGAATGATGATGACTTCCTCATCGATTATGAGGTCGACATCGGCTCCATCGCCGTAACCACATCCGCGACCGATCTGGCTGCTGTTTCGACCGATGCCAATATCAGCAGCTTTGGCGGTGCACTGACCAACGCGGTGACTGCCAATCAACTCCCTGCCAATGTGTTTAATGGTCTGAACAGCATCACCGATGCAGCCGGGTTCGAGGCAGCGGCACTGACACTGCTTCCGGCATTGAACGAAGGCGTAACCCGCGAAATCTTCGAAACGCAAAACACTGCCGATGCTTTCGTTACCAATCGCCTGGCCAGCGGCAATGCAACAGGTCTTTGGGGTCAGTTTCTGGGCCGCACGGCGGACCGCGATGCCGAAAGCACCAGTGTGACCGGCTATGACGCGGATGCCTTTGGTCTGACCATCGGCGTTGACTTTGCAGCCAGCGACAGCTTGCGGGTCGGTCTGGCCTATAGCTATGCCGATATCGACATCGACCAGAATGGCGGTGCCGGCGAGCAGAGCGACATCAATGCATCGCAGATTTCGGCCTATCTCGGTTATAACCAGGACAAGCTGTTCGTGAACGGCGTGGTCGGTTATTCCTTCAGTGATGTCGATACATCACGGACCAGCGTTCTTAGCGGTCCGGTATCGGGCAGCTTTGATGTCGATGGTGTCCGGGCACAGGTGAATGCCGGCTATGAACTGGGCACCGAAACGGTCAGCATCATTCCCTTTGTCGGGCTCAACTATGCCAGCCTCTCATCGGATAGCTACACCGAAACCGGTGGCCTTAATCTCGATGTGGATGCCGGTGATGTTGATTTCCTCGAAGGCCGTGTCGGGGCACGTCTGGCAACGCAAAGCGACAGCGGTTTCTCGTTACGTGGTAATGTCGCCTATGCCTATGACTTTATCGGTGATGCCCGGGTGTTTGACCTCGGCTTTGCCGGTGCAGGTACGCCTTTCCGTGTCAGCAGCACCGATGGCGAGCAGTCTCGCTTCGAATTCGGCGCAGGCCTGAACTACGGTCAGGAAACCGGTTTCAGCGTCAGCCTTGATTATCAGGGCGA